One Rhinoderma darwinii isolate aRhiDar2 chromosome 6, aRhiDar2.hap1, whole genome shotgun sequence DNA window includes the following coding sequences:
- the LOC142656660 gene encoding E3 ubiquitin-protein ligase TRIM62-like: MALLRDELSCSICLNVYTDPVMLNCGHNFCQECIGRALDTNNGSRTYTCPECRAEFQQRPVLLRNLKLCNIIQHLQEASRKKLQHSLLDLTTKIETTERKVESLKEQKSKIQETSDALRNGINSFFKVIIKEMKTMRKAVLSEISRKKGHALMKVSKSIQELEIKKDELSRKIRETQEMLRVADPITVLRQAPEIEDRRHPGDSEAIYLDETPINFIIKKCLSSMIGTLSELINEIPCPKSSDILLDVATACNYILVSRDRKSATHISVDQGYLDRPERFMACQVLSTCSFSSGRHYWEVDVNKAKEWIIGVAHHNMDRKTLANNAYIGYNDKSWGLEYRYCLSDNRYCLSAHHNDVTEEVTFNFPVDLLGVYLNYDSGLISFYQLGDPIRHLYSFSATFTESLHAAFYVFPDSCIKIR; this comes from the exons ATGGCATTACTGAGAGACGAGCTGAGCTGCTCCATCTGTTTGAACGTTTATACGGATCCCGTAATGCTGAATTGTGGGCACAACTTCTGCCAGGAGTGCATTGGCCGTGCACTGGATACTAATAATGGATCGAGAACTTACACCTGCCCcgagtgcagagcagagtttcagCAACGTCCTGTGCTGCTGAGAAACCTAAAGCTGTGTAACATCATACAGCAT TTACAAGAGGCTTCTCGGAAGAAACTACAACATTCGCTTTTAGACCTCACCACAAAGATAGAAACCACCGAACGAAAGGTTGAGAGTCTCAAGGAACAAAAAAGTAAAATTCAAGAAACCTCCGATGCTTTAAGGAACGGAATCAACTCTTTCTTTAAGGTGATAATAAAAGAGATGAAGACCATGCGGAAGGCTGTTCTGAGCGAGATCTCTAGGAAGAAGGGGCATGCTCTGATGAAGGTCTCCAAGTCCATCCAGGAGCTGGAGATAAAGAAGGATGAGCTGTCCAGGAAGATTCGTGAGACCCAGGAGATGCTCCGTGTGGCCGATCCTATAACCGTATTACGGCAGGCACCTGAAATCGAGGACAGACGTCACCCAGGGGATAGTGAAGCCATTTATTTGGACGAAACACCCATCAATTTTATAATAAAGAAGTGCTTGTCCAGTATGATTGGTACGCTCTCCGAACTCATCAACGAAATCCCTTGTCCAAAGTCTTCGGATATTCTCCTGGATGTAGCGACCGCCTGTAATTACATACTTGTATCCCGTGACCGCAAATCGGCCACACACATCAGCGTAGATCAGGGGTATCTAGACCGTCCGGAGCGCTTTATGGCCTGTCAGGTTTTGAGCACCTGTAGCTTCTCCTCCGGACGGCATTATTGGGAAGTGGATGTTAATAAAGCCAAGGAATGGATTATCGGAGTGGCTCATCACAACATGGACAGGAAAACACTGGCCAACAACGCCTACATAGGTTATAATGACAAGTCGTGGGGCCTGGAATACCGCTATTGCCTTTCTGACAACCGCTATTGCCTTTCAGCCCATCACAATGATGTGACAGAAGAGGTGACTTTCAACTTCCCGGTAGATCTGCTTGGGGTGTATCTGAACTATGACTCTGGCCTCATATCATTTTATCAGCTTGGTGACCCTATCAGACACTTATACAGCTTCTCTGCCACCTTTACCGAGAGCCTTCACGCTGCCTTCTACGTGTTCCCGGACAGCTGCATTAAAATCCGATAA
- the LOC142656504 gene encoding forkhead box protein J1.2-like: MPVLSSNHQACHMEKDNFREDDSLTNLQWLQDFSIWSSDLSSFAISCPPVTNNTQGPCSPPAGDTASCQAPHTGKQRSTIGPNAWPSLPSSGPNPTQEVDYRTNPNVKPPYSYATLICMAMEASQQRKLTLSAIYNWITQNFCYYRHADPSWQNSIRHNLSLNKCFMKVPRGKDEPGKGGFWQMDPRYADMFVNGVLRRRRMPSSHLDPPRCNNIAVHHPYQSSVRPNNRQTPRSSCSYKQLRRQEKPSPVLPALRAQERHGDNLFSTEDHLHGSNFDDLDLQTALISMLWEEDLGPSGVNASVVNTSELEVAQQEPAIMDSQWFLPPNHHPTWQELKEEPVADQWYIDSGYVEDVLYECPPWERAETL, translated from the exons ATGCCTGTCCTTTCTTCCAATCACCAAGCTTGTCACATGGAGAAGGACAATTTTCGAGAAGATGACAGCTTAACCAACCTTCAATGGCTTCAAGACTTTTCCATTTGGAGCTCAGACTTGTCTTCGTTTGCTATCTCCTGTCCTCCCGTAACTAACAACACCCAGGGTCCATGCAGCCCTCCAGCCGGAGATACTGCCTCCTGCCAGGCTCCTCATACAGGGAAACAGAGATCAACCATTGGACCCAATGCCTGGCCTTCTTTGCCTTCATCTGGACCAAATCCTACACAGGAAGTGGATTATAGAACAAATCCTAATGTTAAACCGCCATATTCCTATGCCACCCTCATATGCATGGCTATGGAGGCCAGCCAGCAGAGGAAACTCACCCTCTCAGCCATATACAACTGGATCACCCAGAACTTCTGTTACTATAGGCATGCTGACCCGAGCTGGCAG AATTCCATCCGCCACAACCTCTCTCTGAATAAATGCTTCATGAAAGTCCCCAGGGGAAAGGATGAACCTGGGAAGGGTGGATTTTGGCAGATGGATCCTCGTTACGCTGATATGTTTGTTAATGGAGTACTGAGAAGAAGAAGGATGCCATCTTCTCATCTTGATCCTCCGAGATGCAACAACATAGCAGTCCATCATCCTTACCAGTCATCTGTTCGACCAAATAACCGCCAAACCCCACGTTCTTCTTGCAGTTACAAGCAGCTTAGGAGGCAAGAGAAGCCCAGTCCTGTTTTGCCAGCACTGAGAGCACAGGAACGACATGGGGACAACCTCTTTTCTACTGAAGATCATCTGCATGGAAGCAACTTTGATGACCTTGATCTGCAGACAGCCTTAATATCAATGTTGTGGGAAGAAGACCTGGGACCTTCTGGGGTCAATGCCTCAGTTGTGAACACTTCTGAATTGGAAGTAGCCCAACAGGAACCTGCCATAATGGATAGCCAATGGTTCCTGCCTCCTAACCACCACCCAACTTGGCAAGAGTTGAAAGAAGAACCAGTGGCAGATCAGTGGTACATAGACAGTGGTTATGTTGAAGATGTTTTGTACGAGTGTCCACCATGGGAACGGGCTGAGACATTATGA